The genomic segment GCTTAAATGTTTTTAAGTGTTATGTTTTGAAGGTTTGATGTGTAATGGATAATTccttgttgtcaacttgactatatctggaatgaactgcaatccagaattggagggctcacctgtgatccagatcttgaggctgggagatacaagattctgacctggatcttggcatgaaGATCTTGTgccatagtggccatgaaaagcttaggcccaggcaaggtagtacacgcctttaatcccaggagactaaggcgaggagatctctgagttcaaggtcagcctgggacaaaacaagtccctTATGGAGGcttggtggtgtacacctttaatctgggccacaccttctgcagGAGACCTACATAAGGTGGAAAAAAGACGATTCACTCTTCTCCCCGCTTGCATTCACTTGACAGCACTGCTGTTGGaatctacagaagaccagctgaaaacAACTAGCCTCATGAGACAGAGTTCCAGATTCTTGGACTTCACGTctacagctgcccattgttgggttagttgaatTACAAACTGTAAGTCAcaacaaattcccttaatatagagagacagtcactaagttctgtgactctagaaaaccctaactaatacatgaTGCTATAGATTTATTGAAATACAGTTATCTTTAGTTCTATGTTGGAGGTGGTCATTAAGAAGACCATTAATATGTCAATTACATTATTTTACGATagcaaagtaaatattttagtgTGATATACTAAATGTGAGTATAGAATAGAACAGATATTTATAAATTAGTATAATTTGAATACATAAATTGATTACATATTGTTATAGGTccaaaaaatccaggaaattggttttgtttttgtttcttgagacagggtttctctgtgtagccttggctgttctggaactcactctgtagaccaggctggcctcaaactcagagatctgcctgcctctgcctcccaagtgctggatagTCTTTGTTAAGAAGGAAGGGACACTTATCCCTTTAAGAAAAAGTTATTCCCCCCTCCCATTAAGAAGAGAGGGTTATGTCCCTAGAGTTGGGTCTAGAATAATCCTTATTTGATGAGATTTTGAAGGGTGACTGCACCCAGACTCCTTTATGGTTCAGGAAATCATTTCATTTCATAGTCTCAAGAAACAGAGCCATGCCCCTAGGAAATTAGAGAATTAAAACAAGGTTGGCTAATCCAGGCTCTGTTCCTCCCTGTGAGTCATGCAGAACCCAGAAGCCTGGAGCTCGGAGTTAGAGGACTCTGCCAGATGCAGCAGAGACCTCTGATGTCTCCCAAGGTGACAGCCATGCCAGAGGCAATGCTCAGTGTCACAGTGACAAAGACTTCCAAGCTGTTCCCCTGGTGTGGTGACTAAGTTGTGCTCACAGCTGTCCACTTCCCCTGAATCTGCCTGGCTCCTCTTCTGGATCCCTAGCCTTCATTCATTCTGGGGTCTACCCACTGTCTTTCCCATAAATCCTCTCTGGCAGCTGTACACAGTCATCTTCTGCTTAGAGTCCTGAACCCTGACTCGTGTGGAACAACTACAAACTGCTTGAAGCAAGAAAGATGTTTCAgaagagaggtgggaaggaaggCAGTACCAGGATCTGGAAATTAAAATTAAGCTTACTCCTTAGCCAGGCGTAGTGGCATACCTttagtccagcacttgggaggcagacacagatctaaattccaggccagcctggtctacagaacgaatttcaggctacacagggaaaccccaTCTTCTTGAaaaatgggggttggggagagggggAGCTTCCTCCTGAAGTAGCCAGAAAGTAGGAATAGCTTCTAGTCTTCTGAGAGTAAAATCATATTGCCTGGAGCTCTTTGGAAGCCCTAGAACCGCCCACCTCCACTGCCCCCAGGGAAACCGGTGCTGTAGTTCAGTTAGAAATGAAAAATGGCAGTCAGCTGCCTGCTCCAGGGGAAACCAAGTCACCTTAGAGAATGAGAGAATTTTCCTAGCAAAGGATGCATCTATTATGCTTGGCTGCTTCCCTGGGGGATACTTTAGGGCAAGTAAGGCCTGAAGATACCTAAGAAGTTTAATGTTACCTCAAACTAAATGATAATATAGGCAGGATTTACATAATCAATGCATGCCCAGAATATAAGCAGAATTAGCAGGTAGAAAGTGCATTTACAAAGGATGTGGTCACAGAGCAAACTCAAAAAataagagtgggggtggggggctgaaaAAAATGAGTGAACAGAATGGATCATAACCAATTACGAGAAAGGCATATTTGTAGTTTTGGTTCTAATTACCACTGAAGCCATTCTGAAATTACAACTCTATATCATTGTAACACTGAACATGATCATTGGAATTATTAATAAGAATACAGTATTGGGCTTATAATAGTTTGTAGACTCAATTTGATAATAGTAAATTTTAGTGAGATAATATTTTCCACCGAAAAGTCCCCTAAAATAACATTAATTCATTGAAAATAATTAACAAAGCATTCTCTCCAGCCCGTCATCCCTAACGGAGGCACCTGTTCCTGGTGGCGCAGCTCCTGGTGGCCGGCACAGTGCCTGgggaaggcagcagcaggaggaggagtggagCAGGTCTGAGAAGTAAAAGCTTTCGGCTCACCTGGTGGTGAGCTTTGCTAGGAAGAGGAGGCAAGGATCGGCCCAGGAGTAATGGCGTCCAAAATCAAACAAGTCATACTGGATTTCAAGAAAGGTGGGAAGGCCTCCAGACAAAGTGAAGAAGAATCCCACCTTCTGGAAGAAGTTGAAGACAAGAAGCCTGAGGAAGCGATCAGAAGGAAAGTCAGGCGATTTGTGTGTAACTTTCAATGGACCATACCTAATAGACATGTTGATCACGATGAAAGGGGAGAGGATGTTGGAAGATTTGTAGGGCAGGGGATGAAAGCCAAGAAGAGTAAGGAGCAGCAGATGAGGCCTTACGAGTGGTTCCT from the Arvicanthis niloticus isolate mArvNil1 chromosome 12, mArvNil1.pat.X, whole genome shotgun sequence genome contains:
- the LOC117717492 gene encoding protein BEX4-like — encoded protein: MASKIKQVILDFKKGGKASRQSEEESHLLEEVEDKKPEEAIRRKVRRFVCNFQWTIPNRHVDHDERGEDVGRFVGQGMKAKKSKEQQMRPYEWFLTPGPDNHYDFCLIP